One Rhinolophus sinicus isolate RSC01 linkage group LG06, ASM3656204v1, whole genome shotgun sequence DNA window includes the following coding sequences:
- the AP5B1 gene encoding AP-5 complex subunit beta-1 isoform X2, producing the protein MGPLSRETWVQRLGAFRASPSAFMAGPEGEDLGRDLLSDLRSEKLSEQTKVSLLALSLEYPAELWPDTPAAEAAVTSLLDTLDFLPPRSSALRRPLLLAATTALVAGGALGPTSGASLRLLHLLLGLASGRALGQGIGHASEQRPLQATACECLRELESCKPGLLGGYLGLLRGLLGQGGPVGPIQPLSLLLALALRNTLAIQARARASMQGLLTARVSPTGGGPWNWTLAEEGDAHLQPQVSPWLATEEEECGLSALEPSPEEALELRAAVAQLLDTSYLLTPVAQAQLLWQLGWALRGLRGQLPVLFKPQLVRLLGTAQLTLLHAVLALKAAFGEALFTAQDEALLLRRLILAAQHPALPLPAHLFYLHCLLSFPENCPLGPAGEEALPLLLESQLYCGLLPSLLLDPMALLARLHLLCLLCAEDEEKEEKGQGQSPRRYLEELLASLWQRAALNGGPRALATLCFQASYLVAHCLAGQPTVLMPLIHGLAQLYRARPVLAPHFVDLLDQVGSEVGEPLRVVLQQEVVSRPGGDEALGWHLQMLAKVADRDAQSATLSFLQAAAVHCTDWGLQQALLQVCRALLRAGVGGGLADLLQALARQLEDPDGRDHARLYYILLNHLSAPKLRVALGPSLVVPALASSLVAENQGFAATLMVQEAPAPIQLSVGARRAEGPVPVLQLQVEVLEPVYSLELRFRVEGQLYAPLEAVHVPCLCPGRPTRPLLLPLQPRRPAPTQLDIRALYTTTTGLTCCAHLPPLPVNFADLFLPFPQPPEGATLRFFEELWESCLPKGTESRLWCPLGPQGLEDLVSRHLEPFVVVAQPPTSYHIAIRLPPDSRLLLRLEKAQADGVPVVLRTDDWAVLPLVGDYLRGLAPAV; encoded by the exons ATGGGGCCCTTGAGCCGGGAAACCTGGGTCCAGCGCCTGGGCGCCTTCCGGGCCAGCCCGTCCGCCTTCATGGCAGGTCCTGAGGGTGAGGATCTGGGTCGTGACCTGTTGAGCGACCTGAGGAGTGAGAAGCTGAGCGAGCAGACCAAG GTTTCCTTGCTGGCCCTGAGCTTGGAGTACCCAGCCGAGCTGTGGCCCGATACCCCTGCAGCTGAGGCAGCCGTCACCTCCCTGTTGGACACTCTGGACTTTCTACCCCCACGGTCCTCAGCTCTGCGGCGGCCCCTGTTGCTGGCGGCTACCACAGCCTTGGTGGCAGGAGGTGCACTGGGCCCCACCTCTGGAGCCTCTCTCCGGCTCCTGCACCTACTGCTTGGCTTGGCTTCCGGCCGTGCTCTGGGGCAAGGTATTGGCCACGCCTCGGaacagcgccccctgcaggccACAGCGTGCGAGTGCCTGCGGGAGCTGGAGAGCTGCAAACCTGGGCTGCTGGGGGGTTACCTGGGGCTGCTACGGGGTCTGCTGGGGCAGGGGGGCCCCGTGGGCCCTATCCAGCCACTCAGCCTGCTGCTGGCACTTGCCCTTCGCAACACCTTGGCGATACAGGCTAGGGCCAGGGCCAGCATGCAGGGTCTGCTTACAGCCAGGGTGTCTCCCACTGGGGGTGGTCCCTGGAACTGGACACTAGCTGAAGAGGGCGATGCCCACCTTCAGCCCCAGGTGTCCCCCTGGCTGGCAACTGAGGAGGAGGAGTGTGGCCTTTCAGCGCTAGAGCCCAGTCCTGAGGAGGCCCTGGAGCTGCGGGCTGCCGTGGCCCAGCTTCTGGACACCTCTTACCTTCTCACTCCTGTGGCCCAGGCCCAGCTTCTTTGGCAGCTGGGCTGGGCCCTGCGGGGTCTACGGGGACAGCTCCCAGTGCTCTTCAAGCCGCAGTTGGTACGGCTGCTGGGCACAGCACAGCTGACTCTGCTGCATGCTGTCTTGGCACTCAAGGCAGCCTTCGGCGAGGCGCTGTTCACGGCCCAGGACGAGGCCTTGCTGCTCCGCAGGCTCATTTTGGCTGCCCagcacccagccctgcccctgcctgcccaTCTCTTCTACCTGCACTGCCTTCTGAGCTTCCCCGAGAACTGCCCTCTGGGCCCCGCAGGCGAGGAAGCTCTCCCACTGCTGCTAGAGTCCCAGCTGTATTGTGGCCTCCTGCCCAGTCTCCTGCTCGACCCAATGGCCCTCCTGGCCCGCCTGCATCTGctgtgcctgctgtgtgctgaagatgaggaaaaggaggagaaaggtcAGGGTCAGAGCCCCCGGCGCTACTTGGAGGAGCTGCTGGCCAGCCTGTGGCAGAGGGCAGCCCTGAATGGGGGCCCCCGGGCCTTGGCCACGCTTTGCTTCCAGGCCTCATACCTGGTTGCTCACTGCCTGGCTGGACAACCTACAGTACTGATGCCCTTGATTCATGGACTGGCCCAACTGTACCGAGCCCGGCCTGTGCTGGCTCCCCATTTTGTGGACCTCTTGGATCAGGTGGGCTCTGAAGTGGGGGAGCCCCTAAGGGTGGTGCTGCAGCAAGAGGTGGTGTCCAGGCCAGGTGGGGATGAGGCCCTTGGTTGGCACCTGCAGATGCTGGCAAAGGTGGCAGACCGGGATGCCCAGAGTGCCACCCTCAGCTTCCTGCAGGCTGCAGCAGTTCACTGCACAGACTGGGGCCTCCAGCAGGCCCTGCTGCAGGTCTGCCGGGCCCTGCTTCGGGCAGGTGTTGGGGGAGGCCTGGCAGACTTGTTGCAGGCCCTGGCTAGGCAGCTGGAGGACCCAGATGGACGGGACCACGCCCGCCTCTACTATATCCTCCTGAACCACCTATCAGCGCCCAAGCTGCGGGTGGCCCTGGGTCCTTCACTTGTTGTACCTGCACTAGCCTCTTCACTGGTGGCTGAGAACCAGGGCTTTGCTGCGACGCTGATGGTGCAGGAGGCTCCAGCCCCGATTCAGCTGAGTGTGGGGGCCCGCAGAGCCGAGGGCCCGGTCCCAGTGCTGCAGCTCCAGGTGGAGGTGCTGGAGCCCGTGTACTCTCTGGAGCTGCGCTTCCGCGTGGAAGGACAACTCTATGCACCCCTGGAGGCTGTCCATGTGCCCTGCCTATGCCCTGGCCGCCCCACCCGCCCTCTGCTCCTGCCCCTGCAGCCCCGACGCCCGGCCCCCACACAGCTGGATATCCGCGCGCTGTACACCACAACCACTGGCCTCACATGCTGTGCCCACCTGCCACCCCTGCCTGTGAACTTTGCTGACCTCTTTCTGCCTTTCCCTCAGCCCCCTGAGGGGGCCACGCTGCGCTTCTTTGAGGAGCTCTGGGAGTCTTGCCTGCCAAAGGGCACTGAGAGTCGCTTATGGTGCCCTCTTGGGCCACAGGGTCTGGAGGATTTGGTGTCCCGCCACCTGGAACCCTTTGTGGTGGTGGCCCAGCCCCCCACTAGCTACCACATAGCCATTCGCCTGCCCCCAGACTCGAGGCTGCTGCTGAGGCTGGAGAAAGCCCAGGCAGACGGAGTGCCCGTGGTCCTGCGGACTGATGACTGGGCCGTGCTCCCCCTGGTGGGGGACTACCTCCGTGGGCTGGCACCTGCTGTCTGA